In a genomic window of Streptomyces katrae:
- a CDS encoding NAD(P)H-dependent flavin oxidoreductase, whose protein sequence is MAEREWHTAFTKLVGVRYPIVQTGMGWVAGPRLVSAAAEAGALGILASATMTTEQLRAAVQEVRSRTDAPFGVNLRADAGDAAERVGLIIDEGVRVASFALAPSRELIARLKDAGVVVIPSVGARRHAEKVAAWGADAVIVQGGEGGGHTGDVATTVLLPQVVDAVDIPVVAAGGFRDGRGLVAALAYGAAGIAMGTRFLLTSDSTVPDAVKAEYLKATVKDVTVTTAVDGLPHRMLRTELVASLERAGRARALARAVRHAAGFRKLSGLSWSRMVRDGLAMKHGKDLSWSQVLLAANTPMLLKASMVEGRTDLGVMASGQVAGVIEDLPSCAELVDRVMAEAHTVLDRLHASGPHPLGTLPPPG, encoded by the coding sequence ATGGCGGAACGGGAGTGGCACACGGCGTTCACCAAGCTGGTCGGGGTCCGCTACCCGATCGTGCAGACGGGCATGGGCTGGGTGGCCGGCCCGCGGCTGGTGTCGGCGGCGGCGGAGGCGGGGGCGCTGGGCATCCTGGCCTCGGCGACGATGACGACGGAGCAGCTGCGCGCGGCGGTCCAGGAGGTGCGCTCGCGCACGGACGCCCCGTTCGGGGTGAACCTGCGGGCGGACGCGGGGGACGCGGCCGAGCGGGTCGGGCTGATCATCGACGAGGGCGTGCGGGTGGCGTCGTTCGCGCTGGCCCCGTCCCGGGAGCTGATCGCCCGGCTGAAGGACGCCGGGGTGGTGGTGATCCCCTCGGTGGGGGCGCGCCGGCACGCCGAGAAGGTCGCGGCCTGGGGCGCCGACGCGGTGATCGTGCAGGGCGGGGAGGGCGGCGGGCACACCGGGGACGTGGCCACGACGGTGCTGCTGCCCCAGGTGGTCGACGCCGTGGACATCCCGGTGGTGGCGGCGGGCGGTTTCCGTGACGGGCGGGGGCTGGTGGCGGCGCTGGCGTACGGGGCCGCGGGCATCGCCATGGGCACCCGGTTCCTGCTGACCTCCGATTCGACGGTGCCGGACGCCGTGAAGGCGGAGTACCTGAAGGCGACCGTCAAGGACGTCACCGTCACCACGGCGGTGGACGGGCTGCCGCACCGGATGCTGCGGACCGAGCTGGTGGCCTCCCTGGAGCGTGCCGGCCGTGCGCGGGCGCTGGCCCGGGCGGTGCGGCACGCCGCGGGCTTCCGGAAGCTGTCGGGGCTGTCGTGGTCTCGGATGGTGCGCGACGGCCTGGCGATGAAGCACGGCAAGGACCTGTCCTGGAGCCAGGTCCTGCTCGCCGCGAACACCCCGATGCTCCTGAAGGCGTCCATGGTCGAGGGCCGTACGGACCTCGGTGTCATGGCATCGGGCCAGGTCGCGGGGGTGATCGAGGATCTGCCGTCGTGTGCGGAGCTCGTCGACCGCGTCATGGCCGAAGCGCACACCGTGCTGGACCGGCTGCACGCGTCCGGTCCGCACCCGCTCGGCACCCTGCCACCACCAGGGTGA
- a CDS encoding tyrosine-protein phosphatase: MRRARIRLATAATAAALVLGTLPAAAYAAAAPATAARAWHHQLQSPSPAIRQIPLQGAVNLRDIGGYYTYAGGQVRQGLVYRSDALNKLTAADITTVSGLGLTKAVDFRIPMELQYDGADRLPPGLSPTSRPVSDLGLYATLVGAISSGDPVKQEQMLGGGRAEAYMRDVYRTFVTSPENRAQFAATLREIADGAQGPLLYHCTSGKDRTGWMSYVLLRALAVPQATAESDYLASNTFRAAYDAQVRAGLKQSGRMQNPDLLIPLQEVRQDYLDAATARMEADYGSFYGYLTDGLGLDLRTLSKLQGKLVR; the protein is encoded by the coding sequence ATGAGACGTGCCCGCATCCGCCTGGCGACCGCGGCGACCGCCGCCGCGCTCGTCCTCGGAACCCTGCCCGCCGCCGCGTACGCGGCGGCGGCTCCGGCAACCGCGGCCCGTGCATGGCACCACCAGCTCCAGTCGCCGTCCCCGGCGATCCGGCAGATCCCGCTCCAGGGAGCCGTCAACCTCCGGGACATCGGCGGTTATTACACGTACGCCGGCGGCCAGGTCCGCCAGGGGCTGGTCTACCGCTCCGACGCACTGAACAAGCTGACCGCGGCGGACATCACCACCGTCTCCGGTCTCGGCCTCACGAAGGCCGTCGATTTCCGCATCCCGATGGAGCTCCAGTACGACGGCGCCGACAGGCTGCCGCCGGGGCTCTCCCCCACGTCCCGCCCGGTCAGCGACCTGGGCCTGTACGCCACCCTGGTCGGCGCAATATCCAGCGGCGACCCCGTCAAGCAGGAGCAGATGCTGGGCGGCGGGCGGGCCGAGGCCTACATGCGGGACGTCTACCGCACGTTCGTGACGAGCCCCGAGAACCGGGCGCAGTTCGCGGCGACGCTGCGGGAGATCGCGGACGGCGCCCAGGGCCCGCTGCTCTACCACTGCACCTCGGGCAAGGACCGGACGGGGTGGATGAGCTATGTCCTGCTGCGCGCGCTGGCCGTGCCGCAGGCGACGGCCGAGAGCGACTACCTGGCCTCGAACACCTTCCGGGCGGCGTACGACGCCCAGGTGCGCGCGGGTCTGAAGCAGTCGGGCCGGATGCAGAACCCGGACCTGCTGATCCCGCTTCAGGAGGTCCGCCAGGACTACCTGGACGCGGCGACCGCCCGGATGGAGGCCGACTACGGCAGCTTCTACGGGTATCTGACGGACGGTCTGGGCCTGGACCTGCGGACGCTGTCGAAGCTCCAGGGCAAGCTGGTCCGGTAA
- a CDS encoding CoA transferase subunit A: MTDKTMTPDEVVGRLRSGMTLGIGGWGSRRKPMALVRALLRSEITDLTVISYGGPDVGLLAAAGRVRRLIAPFATLDSVPLEPHFRAARESGSLVLTEYDEAMFMWGLHAAANRLPFLPVRAGLGSDVMRVNPELRTVTSPYADGEEFVAVPALRMDAALVHLNRADRLGNAQYLGPDPYFDDLFCEAADAAYVSCEQLVESAELAKSGPPQSLLVSRHSVTGVVETPNGAHFTSCAPDYDRDEAFQKLYATTPWPEFAARFLSGAGEHDYQSAVRTWQEEQR, encoded by the coding sequence ATGACGGACAAGACCATGACCCCCGACGAGGTGGTCGGGCGGCTGCGCAGCGGAATGACCCTCGGGATCGGCGGCTGGGGCTCCCGGCGCAAGCCGATGGCCCTGGTGCGGGCACTGCTCCGATCCGAGATCACCGATCTCACCGTGATCTCGTACGGCGGCCCCGACGTCGGGCTCCTCGCCGCCGCCGGACGCGTCCGCCGCCTGATCGCCCCCTTCGCCACCCTGGACTCCGTCCCGCTGGAGCCGCACTTCCGGGCCGCGCGCGAGAGCGGCTCCCTCGTCCTCACCGAGTACGACGAGGCGATGTTCATGTGGGGCCTGCACGCCGCCGCGAACCGCCTCCCCTTCCTGCCCGTCCGCGCCGGCCTCGGCTCCGACGTCATGCGGGTCAACCCGGAGCTGCGCACCGTGACCTCCCCCTACGCCGACGGCGAGGAGTTCGTCGCCGTCCCCGCCCTGCGCATGGACGCGGCCCTCGTCCACCTCAACCGGGCCGACCGCCTCGGCAACGCCCAGTACCTGGGCCCCGACCCGTACTTCGACGACCTCTTCTGCGAGGCCGCCGACGCCGCGTACGTCTCCTGCGAGCAGCTGGTGGAGAGCGCCGAGCTCGCCAAGTCCGGCCCCCCGCAGTCCCTCCTGGTCAGCCGGCACTCGGTCACCGGGGTCGTGGAGACCCCGAACGGCGCGCACTTCACCTCCTGCGCGCCCGACTACGACCGCGACGAGGCCTTCCAGAAGCTGTACGCGACCACCCCCTGGCCCGAGTTCGCGGCCCGCTTCCTCTCCGGGGCGGGCGAGCACGACTACCAGAGCGCCGTCCGGACCTGGCAGGAGGAACAGCGATGA
- a CDS encoding CoA-transferase subunit beta: protein MTTRAEYCVIACAEAWRGDGEVLASPMGLIPSFGARLAKRTFSPDLLLTDGEAMLVGLDGTVEGWLPYRRHLAMVTGGRRHVMMGASQIDRYGNQNISCIGDWERPSRQLLGVRGAPVNTLNNPVSYWVPRHSPRVFVERVDMVSGVGYDRAEAAGPSASRFHRLPRVVSDLGVFDFAGPGHAMRLASVHPGVTVEQVRAATAFELAIGEEVPFTREPTAEELRLIREVIDPKGLRDREVRG from the coding sequence ATGACCACGCGCGCCGAGTACTGCGTGATCGCCTGCGCCGAGGCCTGGCGCGGCGACGGGGAGGTACTGGCCAGCCCGATGGGCCTGATCCCCTCCTTCGGGGCGCGGCTGGCCAAGCGGACCTTCTCCCCCGACCTGCTGCTGACCGACGGCGAGGCGATGCTGGTGGGCCTGGACGGCACGGTGGAGGGCTGGCTCCCGTACCGCCGCCACCTGGCGATGGTCACCGGCGGGCGGCGGCACGTGATGATGGGCGCCAGCCAGATCGACCGGTACGGCAACCAGAACATCTCCTGCATCGGCGACTGGGAGCGGCCCTCCCGCCAGCTGCTGGGCGTGCGCGGCGCCCCCGTCAACACCCTCAACAATCCGGTGAGCTACTGGGTGCCCCGGCACTCCCCGAGGGTGTTCGTCGAGCGCGTCGACATGGTCAGCGGGGTGGGGTACGACCGCGCGGAGGCGGCCGGGCCGTCCGCGTCCCGCTTCCACCGGCTGCCGCGCGTGGTCAGCGACCTCGGGGTGTTCGACTTCGCCGGTCCCGGGCACGCGATGCGGCTGGCCTCCGTGCACCCGGGGGTCACGGTGGAGCAGGTCCGCGCGGCGACCGCCTTCGAGCTCGCGATCGGCGAGGAGGTCCCGTTCACCCGTGAGCCCACGGCCGAGGAGCTGCGGCTGATCCGCGAGGTGATCGACCCGAAGGGCCTGCGCGACCGGGAGGTGCGGGGCTGA
- a CDS encoding SDR family oxidoreductase, with amino-acid sequence MELKGRVVVVTGGTRGVGAGIARAFLAAGAEVAVCARRPPDRPVAEGGREAAFTSVDLRDPAAVGEFTDGVAERYGRLDCLVNNAGGTPYRLLGEGGAQRHARVVALNLVAPLTASLAAYPWLRESRGSVVMIGSVSGTRPSPGTAAYGAAKAGLENLARSMAVEWAPEVRVNSLVLGMVRTELAHLHYGDAAGVAAVAATVPLGRLAEPADVGEAAVFLASDRAAYVSGASLLLHGGGERPAFLSAATANRGEGGGPEARAD; translated from the coding sequence ATGGAGCTCAAGGGGAGGGTCGTGGTCGTCACCGGCGGAACCCGGGGCGTCGGCGCCGGGATCGCCCGCGCGTTCCTCGCGGCGGGCGCGGAGGTCGCCGTCTGCGCGCGCCGCCCGCCGGACCGGCCGGTGGCGGAGGGCGGCCGGGAGGCCGCCTTCACCTCCGTGGACCTGCGCGACCCGGCCGCGGTCGGAGAGTTCACCGACGGGGTCGCGGAGCGGTACGGGCGGCTCGACTGCCTGGTCAACAACGCCGGCGGGACCCCGTACCGGCTGCTGGGGGAGGGCGGGGCGCAGCGGCACGCGCGGGTGGTCGCCCTCAACCTGGTGGCACCGCTGACGGCCTCGCTGGCCGCGTACCCGTGGCTGCGGGAGAGCCGGGGCTCGGTGGTGATGATCGGCAGCGTCAGCGGGACCCGGCCCTCCCCGGGCACGGCGGCGTACGGGGCGGCGAAGGCGGGGCTGGAGAACCTGGCCCGCTCGATGGCCGTGGAGTGGGCCCCCGAGGTACGGGTCAACTCGCTGGTCCTCGGCATGGTCCGGACCGAGCTGGCGCACCTGCACTACGGGGACGCGGCGGGAGTCGCGGCGGTCGCCGCCACGGTCCCGCTGGGCCGTCTGGCGGAACCGGCGGACGTGGGGGAGGCGGCGGTCTTCCTGGCCTCGGACCGCGCGGCGTACGTGAGCGGGGCGAGCCTGCTGCTCCACGGGGGCGGGGAACGCCCGGCGTTCCTGTCGGCGGCCACGGCGAACCGGGGGGAGGGCGGGGGGCCTGAGGCACGGGCGGACTGA
- a CDS encoding enoyl-CoA hydratase family protein — MGVSTSSPDKGIALVTVDFPPVNALPVHGWYELADALRAAGRDPGVRCVVLAAGGRGFNAGVDIKEMQRDAGHAALIGANRGCYEAFAAVYECEVPVVAAVHGFCLGGGIGLVGNADAIVACDDAVFGLPELDRGALGAATHLARLVPQHLMRALYYTSRTATAAELHAHGSVWKVVPRAELSAAALELAAEIAKKDGTLIRLAKAAINGIDPVDVRRSYRFEQGFTFEANLSGVADRVRDTFGKAQEETV; from the coding sequence ATGGGTGTCTCCACCTCCAGCCCGGACAAGGGCATCGCACTCGTCACAGTGGACTTCCCGCCCGTCAACGCCCTTCCCGTGCACGGCTGGTACGAGCTCGCCGACGCCCTGCGCGCCGCCGGCCGCGACCCCGGGGTCCGCTGCGTGGTCCTGGCTGCCGGGGGCCGGGGCTTCAACGCCGGGGTCGACATCAAGGAGATGCAGCGCGACGCCGGCCACGCCGCCCTCATCGGCGCCAACCGCGGCTGCTACGAGGCCTTCGCCGCCGTGTACGAGTGCGAGGTGCCGGTGGTGGCGGCCGTGCACGGCTTCTGCCTGGGCGGCGGGATCGGCCTCGTCGGCAACGCGGACGCGATCGTGGCCTGCGACGACGCCGTCTTCGGGCTGCCCGAACTGGACCGCGGGGCCCTGGGCGCCGCCACCCACCTGGCCCGGCTCGTCCCGCAGCACCTGATGCGCGCCCTCTACTACACCTCGCGCACCGCCACCGCCGCCGAACTGCACGCGCACGGCTCGGTGTGGAAGGTGGTCCCGCGCGCGGAGCTGTCCGCCGCCGCCCTGGAACTGGCGGCCGAGATCGCGAAGAAGGACGGCACCCTCATCCGGCTGGCCAAGGCCGCCATCAACGGCATCGACCCGGTCGACGTGCGCCGCAGCTACCGCTTCGAGCAGGGGTTCACCTTCGAGGCCAACCTCAGCGGGGTCGCCGACCGGGTCCGCGACACCTTCGGGAAGGCACAGGAGGAGACCGTATGA